From one Gemmatimonadaceae bacterium genomic stretch:
- a CDS encoding AAA family ATPase, translated as MRVEKLAIENFRLLLSAEMSLERTTTLIVGRNNSGKTSITEFFAHIMGEEPKRLRLEDFSAATRDKFLTAKQLRQEGKDDDDVLAALPIIAATIFVSYDPDEPLGALAPFVVDLDPDCKSAKIRIEYRPSRTSLALLLHPPFTAGGSEDTAHFFGNLRDAIPKAYEYHVTAVDPNDSTNVRAVELRQLSMLFQCGLVSAQRFLDHNKRGEPNILGRLLEGLFTTASSATATTADQAIAAELKVAVATVEQSIHAGFNEKLTALLPRIKSFGYPGLNDPDLRTQTALNVASLLSEHTKVFYTGAHGVHLPEGYNGLGARNLIYILLQLLSFHKAFRAKATLPGVHLIFIEEPEAHLHPQMQEVFIKQLSAAVQAFSGEYPDQEWPVQFVVTTHSSHIANAAPFDSVRYFLARTASDETSRETVIKDFRKGADGINATDRKFLHQYMTLTKCDLFFADKAILIEGATERLLMPRMFAFIDAGLEDSKKLSHQYVSTVEVDGANAKIFTPLLDFLELRSLVITDLDAVRLGNGNRYVKCPYSQGERSINTTLRDWFSAKPDEALTLETLKAKAPEEKIRGYRRIAYQIHEAGSLYCARTFEDAFILANPSLFDLKDGEHWGDESFEIAADMSKVETALKYGLSDDEWHVPAYIREGLLWLAEPTPLPMPQTSSGEVLHAT; from the coding sequence ATGCGCGTAGAAAAGCTCGCGATTGAAAATTTCAGACTCTTGCTGAGCGCGGAGATGTCGCTCGAAAGGACGACAACACTGATTGTCGGGCGCAACAACAGCGGCAAAACTTCGATCACTGAGTTCTTCGCTCACATCATGGGCGAAGAACCAAAACGGCTTCGCCTTGAGGACTTCTCTGCCGCAACACGAGATAAGTTCCTGACCGCCAAGCAACTGCGTCAAGAAGGCAAAGACGATGACGACGTTCTCGCGGCGCTACCGATCATTGCCGCTACGATCTTCGTTTCGTACGATCCGGACGAGCCACTTGGCGCGCTTGCGCCGTTCGTGGTCGACCTTGACCCTGATTGCAAGTCCGCCAAGATACGCATCGAGTACCGGCCGTCGCGTACATCCCTCGCACTACTGCTTCACCCGCCCTTTACAGCGGGTGGTTCAGAAGACACCGCGCATTTTTTCGGGAACCTGCGCGATGCGATTCCCAAGGCCTACGAGTACCACGTTACAGCCGTTGACCCAAACGATTCAACGAACGTACGCGCCGTTGAGCTGAGACAGCTCAGCATGCTCTTTCAATGTGGGCTCGTAAGCGCCCAAAGGTTTCTTGACCACAACAAGCGCGGCGAACCAAACATTCTTGGCAGGCTCCTTGAAGGCCTGTTCACGACAGCATCAAGCGCCACCGCGACGACAGCTGACCAGGCAATTGCGGCAGAGCTTAAAGTCGCGGTCGCGACAGTCGAACAAAGCATTCATGCCGGCTTCAACGAGAAGCTCACGGCATTGCTCCCGAGAATCAAAAGTTTTGGATACCCAGGTCTCAACGACCCAGACTTGCGCACACAGACAGCACTAAATGTCGCCAGTCTGCTCAGCGAGCACACGAAGGTCTTCTACACCGGGGCTCATGGCGTCCATTTGCCTGAGGGCTACAATGGCCTTGGCGCTAGAAATCTCATCTACATCCTTCTCCAGCTTCTAAGCTTTCACAAGGCCTTTCGTGCGAAAGCGACGTTGCCTGGAGTGCATCTGATATTTATAGAAGAACCTGAAGCTCACTTGCACCCGCAAATGCAGGAAGTCTTCATCAAGCAATTGAGTGCAGCAGTTCAGGCCTTCTCTGGAGAATATCCCGACCAAGAATGGCCTGTCCAGTTTGTCGTAACTACGCACTCGTCTCACATTGCAAACGCCGCCCCATTTGACTCGGTTCGCTACTTTCTTGCTAGAACCGCAAGCGATGAGACGTCACGGGAAACCGTGATCAAGGATTTCCGGAAGGGAGCAGACGGAATCAACGCGACCGACCGGAAGTTCCTGCATCAATACATGACGCTGACAAAATGCGACCTGTTTTTCGCCGACAAGGCGATTCTCATTGAAGGTGCGACCGAACGCCTTCTGATGCCACGGATGTTCGCCTTTATTGACGCCGGACTGGAAGATTCCAAGAAGCTATCGCACCAGTACGTCTCTACAGTGGAGGTCGACGGAGCGAATGCGAAGATCTTCACGCCGCTACTCGACTTTCTCGAACTGCGGTCATTGGTGATCACCGACCTTGACGCCGTAAGGCTCGGCAACGGAAATCGCTACGTAAAATGCCCCTACTCGCAGGGAGAGCGATCCATCAACACGACGCTTCGCGACTGGTTCTCGGCGAAGCCGGACGAAGCGCTCACGCTCGAGACACTGAAAGCCAAGGCGCCTGAGGAGAAGATCCGCGGCTATCGTCGGATTGCATATCAGATCCACGAGGCCGGCTCACTCTACTGTGCGCGCACGTTTGAGGATGCGTTCATCCTCGCCAATCCCTCACTGTTCGACCTAAAGGATGGCGAGCACTGGGGCGACGAGTCATTCGAGATCGCTGCAGATATGAGCAAAGTCGAAACTGCACTCAAGTACGGCCTCTCGGACGACGAGTGGCACGTTCCTGCATACATTCGCGAGGGGCTTCTCTGGCTTGCGGAGCCCACTCCGCTGCCCATGCCACAAACCTCTAGTGGGGAGGTGCTTCATGCCACCTGA
- a CDS encoding ATP-dependent helicase, with the protein MPPETLSPARQAAESAQARVNYCIDNNISFRLEAGAGAGKTYSLVHTLQRLLTNRGDTYIRRGQKIACITYTNVAKREIALQIDDHPAVIVETIHAFCWGCMSQYQSALRTELGSLTRHAEKIGEAGGLGNRRIEYDLGFFGVHEDRITLHHDDVPELMAKFLAMPKFQQIFARTYPVVLIDEYQDTSSAFMGALATHYLEPKTGPLIGLFGDHWQTIYRDDFDLATLPNVEGINKGANFRSARAIVDMLNRLRPDLPQVVDDETEQGEARAFHLNTYTGERSDTAHSKFDTPPDVTRAYVATLRARLEKEGWDFSAGVTKVLMLTHASLGAEQGYPSIAEIFKSYSDALSKLDDVTLDFLGRVVEPMCAAYNSKEYGKMFEVLGRTNVLRVPSEKQAWADDMKSLEVLRATGTVGDVLDLLKTTQRPRLADGVSRRECDIAVFDPTAGEPEKPSVDRHRRLRDVKYQELVSLVRFVEGFTPFATQHSVKGAEFENVLVVFGGGWNHYNWPRMLEYMVDGATPTAAHQKGFSRARNLFYVSVSRPRRRLAALFTQTMSAKSLTVLDKLFAGNVAAVNIP; encoded by the coding sequence ATGCCACCTGAGACGTTATCGCCTGCCCGGCAAGCCGCAGAGAGCGCCCAAGCCAGAGTCAACTACTGCATCGACAACAACATATCGTTTCGACTTGAAGCGGGAGCAGGAGCTGGAAAGACCTACTCTCTAGTTCATACGCTGCAAAGACTCCTCACGAATCGCGGTGACACGTACATCCGCCGTGGCCAGAAGATCGCTTGTATTACCTACACTAACGTGGCGAAAAGGGAGATTGCGCTTCAAATCGACGACCACCCAGCAGTGATTGTTGAGACTATTCATGCGTTTTGCTGGGGATGCATGAGCCAATATCAATCCGCTCTGCGGACAGAGCTTGGGAGCCTAACACGTCACGCGGAGAAGATCGGAGAAGCGGGTGGTCTTGGCAACCGACGTATTGAGTACGACCTCGGCTTCTTCGGTGTTCATGAGGACAGGATCACTCTTCACCACGACGATGTCCCAGAGTTGATGGCCAAGTTTCTGGCAATGCCGAAGTTCCAGCAGATCTTCGCGAGAACTTACCCGGTAGTCCTTATCGATGAATACCAAGACACCAGTTCCGCTTTCATGGGTGCGCTGGCCACTCATTATCTGGAACCCAAGACCGGACCGCTGATCGGACTTTTCGGCGATCACTGGCAGACGATCTATCGGGACGACTTCGACCTGGCGACGTTGCCAAACGTGGAGGGGATCAACAAGGGAGCGAACTTTCGCTCTGCGCGCGCTATCGTCGACATGCTCAATCGCCTTCGCCCCGACTTACCTCAAGTCGTCGATGATGAGACGGAGCAAGGGGAGGCTCGGGCATTTCACTTGAACACATACACGGGAGAGCGGTCGGATACAGCACACTCGAAGTTCGACACTCCACCGGATGTCACAAGAGCCTACGTTGCGACGCTACGTGCACGACTCGAGAAGGAGGGCTGGGACTTTTCCGCAGGCGTTACGAAAGTCTTGATGCTGACACACGCTTCACTCGGGGCTGAGCAGGGCTATCCCTCAATCGCTGAGATCTTCAAGTCCTATTCAGACGCGCTCTCAAAGCTTGACGATGTCACCCTTGATTTTCTCGGCAGAGTCGTCGAACCGATGTGTGCTGCATACAATTCAAAGGAATACGGGAAGATGTTCGAAGTGCTCGGCCGCACGAATGTGCTGCGGGTGCCTTCAGAGAAGCAGGCCTGGGCAGACGACATGAAGTCTCTCGAGGTTCTGCGGGCAACTGGAACGGTCGGCGATGTGCTGGATTTGCTGAAGACGACGCAGCGCCCTCGATTGGCTGACGGCGTGAGTCGGCGAGAGTGCGACATCGCGGTGTTTGATCCGACTGCGGGTGAGCCAGAGAAACCTTCTGTTGACAGACATCGGCGATTGCGTGATGTCAAGTACCAGGAGCTCGTTAGTCTAGTTCGGTTTGTGGAAGGATTCACGCCCTTTGCAACTCAGCACAGCGTGAAAGGCGCCGAATTTGAGAACGTGTTGGTCGTATTTGGTGGAGGCTGGAACCATTACAACTGGCCACGAATGCTCGAGTACATGGTTGATGGCGCGACGCCTACGGCTGCACATCAGAAGGGATTCAGCCGGGCGAGAAACCTGTTCTACGTTAGCGTCTCCCGGCCGAGGCGCCGCCTAGCCGCCCTTTTCACACAGACGATGAGTGCCAAGTCCCTCACGGTGCTAGACAAACTGTTTGCCGGCAACGTCGCTGCTGTGAACATTCCTTGA